The following proteins are co-located in the Vigna angularis cultivar LongXiaoDou No.4 chromosome 2, ASM1680809v1, whole genome shotgun sequence genome:
- the LOC108328137 gene encoding 1-aminocyclopropane-1-carboxylate synthase 1, translating into MALRNKSFQLLSEIATNDKHGENSAYFDGWKAYESNPFHPTQNPQGVIQLGLAENPLTLDLIQDWIMKNPQASICTPEGVKWFKYIANFQDYHGLPEFRNAVANFMSRARGGRVRFDPERIVMGGGATGANELVMFCLANPGDAFLVPNPYYPAFARDLCWRTKAQLIPIECHSSNNFKITREALEEAYGRAKDGNINVKGLIITNPSNPLGTTMDKETLKSIVGFINEKNIHLVCDEIYSATVFRAPCFVSVAEVIQELEHCNKDLIHIVYSLSKDLGIPGLRVGIVYSYNDEVVNKGRKMSSFGLVSTQTQFLLAAMLSDNEFVERFLAESARRLGARHNQFIKGLEKVNITCLPSNAGLFFWMNLRSLLKEKTFEGEMMLWRLIINEVKLNVSPGSAFNCPEPGWYRVCFANMDDETVDVALKRIRAFVGKETGKPVELKRWKSNLRLSFSSRRFDESVMSPHMMSPHSPMPHSPLVRAT; encoded by the exons ATGGCTTTAAGGAACAAAAGTTTCCAACTTCTGTCTGAGATTGCAACCAACGACAAGCACGGAGAGAACTCTGCTTATTTTGATGGCTGGAAGGCCTATGAATCAAACCCTTTTCACCCCACACAAAATCCTCAGGGTGTTATTCAGTTGGGTCTTGCAGAAAATCCG CTGACCTTGGATCTGATTCAAGACTGGATAATGAAGAATCCCCAAGCCTCCATTTGCACACCTGAAGGAGTGAAATGGTTCAAATATATTGCAAACTTTCAGGACTATCATGGATTGCCAGAATTCAGAAAT GCTGTGGCAAATTTTATGTCAAGAGCGAGAGGTGGAAGAGTGAGATTTGATCCTGAGCGTATAGTGATGGGTGGAGGGGCCACTGGGGCAAACGAGCTAGTCATGTTCTGTTTGGCTAATCCTGGAGATGCTTTTCTGGTTCCTAACCCTTATTATCCAGC ATTTGCCCGAGACTTGTGTTGGAGAACTAAGGCTCAACTCATTCCCATAGAATGTCACAGCAGCAACAACTTCAAGATAACGAGGGAGGCTCTTGAAGAAGCATACGGCAGAGCAAAAGATGGTAACATCAACGTGAAAGGGTTGATCATAACAAACCCTTCAAATCCTTTGGGAACCACCATGGACAAGGAAACACTGAAGAGCATCGTGGGGTTCATCAATGAGAAGAACATACACTTAGTGTGCGATGAAATATATTCTGCCACAGTGTTCAGAGCCCCTTGCTTTGTGAGTGTCGCTGAAGTGATACAAGAGTTAGAGCACTGCAATAAAGACCTTATTCACATTGTTTACAGTTTGTCCAAGGACTTGGGGATTCCGGGGTTGAGAGTTGGGATAGTTTATTCGTACAACGATGAAGTGGTGAACAAAGGGAGGAAAATGTCAAGCTTTGGATTGGTTTCAACTCAGACACAGTTTCTTCTGGCTGCGATGCTTTCTGATAACGAGTTTGTGGAGAGGTTTCTGGCAGAGAGTGCAAGAAGGTTGGGTGCAAGGCATAACCAGTTCATAAAGGGCCTTGAAAAGGTGAACATTACTTGCTTGCCAAGCAATGCAGGGCTTTTCTTCTGGATGAACTTGAGGAGCTTGCTCAAGGAAAAAACATTCGAAGGTGAAATGATGCTGTGGCGTCTGATAATCAACGAGGTGAAGCTTAATGTGTCACCAGGTTCAGCTTTCAATTGTCCTGAGCCCGGTTGGTATAGGGTGTGCTTTGCTAACATGGATGATGAAACTGTGGATGTTGCACTCAAGAGAATCAGAGCATTTGTTGGCAAAGAGACAGGGAAACCAGTGGAACTCAAACGTTGGAAAAGCAACCTTAGACTCAGTTTCTCATCGAGAAGGTTTGATGAGAGTGTTATGTCACCTCACATGATGTCACCTCATTCACCAATGCCTCACTCACCCCTTGTCAGAGCCACTTAG